The Pseudomonadota bacterium genome window below encodes:
- a CDS encoding HAMP domain-containing histidine kinase, translating to MRKLYAQIYVAFLGVALLCVVVAAAASHALRDDLWVPPHLRLAARLLSEPAGTARSVQGLPAAGAPRSHVRAALQDVSNRLGVELTLWGEQGDLLASSNAVLLERQLDRPEQGPFHRRGRFGMLMRLDDGRWLAAASAHDHGGRRLGRFLTVLGLLLGAVAVGCYPVARRITRRIERLQTAVESWGSGDLGVRVQVTGSDEVEQLSRSFNRASERIESLLRQQKRVLASASHELRSPLARLSLALELLQERDLALEQRERLHTEAAKDIRELDELIGDLLLAARLEDTAQSKHFEQVDLFALLREETARLPTPSEPTLRNSSSFERTGQARDEPSAQAGAGPQLQGDRRMLRRLLRNLLENARRHGGGNGVEAWLEVRERAVRIVVADRGPGVAQELRERIFEPFYRPEGHSEAGDGGVGLGLALVRQIAEHHGGRAYYEPRQAGGSLFVADLPTRAGCMPVQE from the coding sequence ATGCGCAAGCTCTACGCCCAGATCTACGTCGCCTTTCTGGGAGTCGCGCTGCTGTGCGTCGTGGTAGCGGCCGCGGCCTCGCACGCGCTGCGGGACGATTTGTGGGTGCCGCCGCATCTGAGACTGGCGGCGCGCTTGCTCTCGGAGCCGGCGGGCACGGCGCGCAGCGTTCAGGGACTGCCCGCGGCGGGCGCGCCCCGGTCCCACGTGAGAGCAGCGCTGCAGGATGTGTCCAATCGCCTCGGTGTCGAGCTGACGCTCTGGGGCGAGCAAGGCGACCTGCTGGCGTCATCGAACGCCGTTCTGCTCGAGCGGCAGCTCGATCGGCCCGAGCAGGGCCCGTTCCACCGCCGCGGGCGCTTCGGCATGTTGATGCGGCTTGACGACGGGCGCTGGCTCGCTGCCGCCTCGGCCCATGACCACGGCGGCCGGCGCCTCGGCCGGTTTCTCACGGTCTTGGGATTGCTGCTCGGAGCAGTGGCTGTGGGATGCTATCCCGTTGCCCGCCGCATCACGCGCCGCATCGAGCGGCTCCAGACGGCCGTGGAGAGTTGGGGCTCGGGCGATCTCGGCGTGCGCGTCCAGGTCACCGGGTCGGACGAGGTCGAGCAGCTCAGCCGGAGCTTCAACAGGGCATCCGAACGGATCGAGAGCCTGCTGAGACAGCAAAAGCGGGTCTTGGCGAGCGCTTCGCACGAGCTGCGCTCCCCGCTGGCACGCCTTTCGCTGGCTCTCGAGCTGCTCCAGGAGCGCGACCTCGCGCTGGAGCAGCGCGAGCGACTGCACACCGAGGCCGCCAAGGATATTCGCGAGCTCGATGAGCTGATCGGCGATCTGCTGCTCGCGGCACGGCTCGAGGACACCGCGCAGTCCAAGCACTTCGAGCAGGTGGACCTGTTTGCGCTCCTGCGCGAAGAAACGGCGCGCCTGCCCACGCCCTCGGAGCCGACCCTGCGGAATTCGAGCAGTTTCGAGCGCACCGGTCAGGCGCGCGACGAACCATCGGCGCAAGCCGGCGCGGGCCCCCAGCTGCAGGGCGACAGGCGCATGCTGCGACGGCTGCTACGCAACCTGCTCGAAAACGCGCGCCGCCACGGCGGCGGAAACGGCGTGGAAGCCTGGCTCGAGGTGCGCGAACGGGCTGTGCGTATCGTGGTGGCCGATCGCGGACCAGGCGTGGCGCAAGAGCTGCGCGAACGCATCTTCGAGCCGTTCTACCGCCCCGAGGGTCACAGCGAAGCCGGCGACGGCGGCGTCGGTCTGGGCCTGGCGCTGGTGCGACAGATTGCCGAGCACCACGGTGGCAGGGCCTACTACGAGCCACGCCAGGCAGGCGGCAGCCTGTTCGTTGCCGACCTTCCCACCCGCGCTGGCTGCATGCCGGTGCAAGAGTAG